The following proteins come from a genomic window of Gimesia chilikensis:
- a CDS encoding sulfatase-like hydrolase/transferase, with translation MPALKFVYTLAFALLFISPAVLSAAESQPNILLIMADDVGSDAIGCYGGQSYPTPHIDKLAQGGLKFTQAYSMPVCHPSRVCLMTGRYPFRFGKAGSKWGDFPDAAEGICIGDRMQQAGYATAVAGKWQLCFMKNDLDHPSRVGFDKWCLFGWHEGGRYHDPLIYQNGKLLKNTEGKYGPDIYTDFLIDFMKESHKEGKPFFAYYPMALCHDVTDDLKGKHVAYAHDGHWLTFAEMMTSMDDMVGRLVASLDEMGVRDNTLILFTTDNGTPAASYLYVNEQGKMVRPKVVSVQNNTIVPGGKGKLDDTGTRVPLIANWPGHIKAGQEVNTMVDLTDYLPTVADVAGLKDDGVPRDGVSFAEVLEGASGKDRRDWIFIEHRGKRCVRSLNWKLYDDGRFFDLKQDPLEKSPLKTDALSGKAKRNYASLQDTLEKMQGPLKPTH, from the coding sequence ATGCCTGCCCTGAAGTTTGTTTATACACTGGCGTTCGCGCTGCTGTTCATTTCCCCGGCTGTCCTGTCTGCTGCTGAGTCCCAACCCAACATTCTGCTGATTATGGCAGATGATGTGGGCAGTGACGCCATCGGCTGTTACGGGGGACAGAGCTATCCGACTCCCCACATTGATAAGCTGGCCCAGGGAGGTCTTAAATTTACCCAGGCATACTCAATGCCCGTCTGTCACCCCTCTCGCGTCTGCCTGATGACAGGCCGATATCCGTTCCGGTTTGGTAAAGCTGGCTCGAAATGGGGAGACTTTCCAGACGCTGCCGAGGGGATCTGCATTGGCGATCGCATGCAGCAGGCCGGCTATGCGACTGCTGTTGCTGGAAAATGGCAGCTGTGTTTCATGAAAAACGATCTGGATCACCCCAGTCGCGTCGGCTTTGATAAGTGGTGTCTGTTTGGCTGGCATGAAGGAGGCCGCTATCATGATCCACTGATTTACCAGAATGGCAAGTTGCTGAAAAACACCGAGGGCAAATATGGGCCGGATATTTACACCGATTTTCTGATTGACTTCATGAAAGAGAGCCATAAAGAGGGGAAGCCGTTTTTCGCCTATTACCCGATGGCCCTCTGTCATGATGTAACTGATGACCTGAAAGGAAAGCATGTCGCTTACGCACATGACGGGCACTGGCTGACTTTTGCTGAGATGATGACATCCATGGATGACATGGTCGGTCGCCTAGTGGCTTCCCTGGATGAAATGGGAGTCCGCGATAATACCCTGATCCTCTTCACCACCGATAACGGGACCCCCGCCGCGAGCTACCTGTACGTCAATGAACAGGGGAAGATGGTGCGTCCTAAAGTGGTTTCGGTACAAAACAACACAATCGTCCCGGGCGGCAAGGGTAAACTGGATGATACAGGAACCCGGGTTCCCCTGATCGCAAACTGGCCGGGACACATTAAAGCAGGCCAGGAAGTTAACACCATGGTTGACCTGACCGATTACCTGCCAACGGTCGCGGATGTCGCCGGCCTCAAGGATGATGGCGTTCCCCGGGATGGAGTCAGTTTTGCTGAAGTTCTCGAGGGTGCTTCCGGAAAAGATCGTCGCGATTGGATCTTTATTGAACACCGGGGTAAACGGTGTGTCCGTTCTCTGAACTGGAAACTCTACGATGACGGACGCTTCTTCGATCTCAAACAGGACCCACTGGAGAAGTCTCCCCTGAAAACAGATGCGTTATCAGGAAAAGCAAAACGCAACTATGCTTCCTTACAAGACACGCTTGAGAAGATGCAGGGACCTTTGAAGCCGACCCATTAA
- a CDS encoding alpha/beta hydrolase family protein: MKSFILSLVIILSVIGNEGLAQKPYRVLPPHFNTDKTQQMMRSWLREQSHQALDQRRAEFEQALSSPERFAAYQQKRRKTLRMCLGEMPPRTPLNPMVTDTIEADGFTIEKLYFESQPGFYVTANLYRPEGPGPFPAILHPLGHSENGKAYESYQKANQLLVKQGFVVLCFDPIGQGERKQIIDSDGEPAHRASHEHQELGVAPILLGRSLGGYMVWDAVRALDYLCSRPDVDAQRIGCTGNSGGGNLTSFLMAYDERIQAAAPGCFMTTHREKNESPGPGDAEQNLYAQIREGFDHPDFILSRAPKPTLILAATRDFVPIEGTWDAFRQAKRAYTLLGYPERISLIEANEKHGFSQRLREGAARFFARWLHGRQINVFEEAPVKIYTDRELQVTPSGQVQQLPLARSLLEVNQAEERRLALKRPPLTRDLVRQVTGIRKLTQLPEPRVELIGSNGRPAKSQQFQPGSNHDEPLRLIIHPEPGIVLPALYWPGGSAPPVLLAPAAGMNSAVIEARQLHRQGHPVLIVEVRDTGETTTRNWRFFGADYYIAYMLGRSWLSLRTEDMLVCARWLKTQQQAESLRLVTGGELTPAGLHAAALEPALISELTARGGIPSWRSLMKTPDAHQHIHNAVHAGLRYYDLPDLKALISTTP, encoded by the coding sequence GTGAAGTCATTTATTCTCAGCCTGGTCATTATCCTGAGCGTCATTGGTAACGAAGGCCTGGCCCAGAAACCCTATCGCGTATTGCCTCCCCATTTTAATACTGACAAAACACAGCAGATGATGCGCAGCTGGTTGCGTGAACAGAGCCATCAGGCACTTGATCAACGCCGAGCAGAATTCGAGCAGGCACTAAGCTCTCCAGAACGCTTCGCCGCATATCAGCAGAAACGGCGAAAGACATTACGTATGTGTCTGGGAGAGATGCCGCCACGGACTCCTCTGAATCCCATGGTTACCGACACGATCGAAGCCGATGGATTCACGATCGAAAAACTCTACTTTGAGAGCCAGCCCGGTTTTTATGTGACCGCGAATCTGTATCGTCCTGAAGGTCCCGGCCCTTTCCCGGCGATTCTGCATCCTCTGGGACATAGTGAAAACGGGAAAGCATACGAATCTTACCAGAAAGCGAACCAGTTACTGGTCAAACAGGGATTCGTAGTGCTCTGCTTTGATCCCATCGGTCAGGGTGAACGTAAACAGATCATCGATTCTGATGGCGAACCAGCACATCGCGCCAGTCATGAACACCAGGAACTGGGAGTCGCGCCGATTCTGCTGGGACGCAGCCTCGGCGGTTACATGGTCTGGGACGCGGTCCGTGCTCTCGATTATCTCTGCAGTCGCCCCGATGTCGACGCGCAACGTATTGGCTGCACCGGAAATTCGGGGGGAGGTAACCTCACCAGTTTTCTGATGGCCTATGATGAACGCATCCAGGCTGCTGCGCCTGGTTGTTTCATGACCACCCATCGTGAGAAAAATGAGAGCCCCGGCCCTGGTGATGCCGAGCAGAATCTCTATGCGCAAATCCGCGAAGGTTTTGATCACCCGGATTTTATCCTCAGTCGAGCCCCGAAACCAACGCTCATTTTGGCTGCGACGCGTGATTTTGTGCCGATTGAAGGCACCTGGGATGCTTTCAGACAGGCTAAGCGGGCCTACACCCTGCTCGGATATCCGGAACGGATTTCACTGATCGAAGCCAATGAAAAACATGGTTTCAGCCAACGACTCAGAGAAGGAGCCGCCCGTTTCTTTGCACGCTGGTTGCATGGACGTCAGATTAACGTATTCGAGGAGGCCCCCGTCAAGATCTACACAGATCGGGAATTGCAGGTCACACCCAGCGGCCAGGTACAACAACTGCCTCTGGCCCGTTCGCTGCTCGAAGTAAATCAGGCTGAAGAACGGCGACTGGCCCTGAAGCGGCCTCCCCTGACGCGCGACCTGGTCCGCCAGGTAACTGGAATTCGAAAATTGACGCAACTGCCAGAGCCGCGAGTCGAACTCATCGGTTCAAATGGCAGACCTGCGAAATCACAGCAGTTTCAGCCTGGCTCGAACCATGATGAACCTCTGCGACTGATCATCCACCCTGAACCCGGAATTGTCCTCCCTGCGTTGTACTGGCCCGGAGGATCCGCCCCGCCTGTCCTGCTGGCTCCCGCAGCGGGAATGAACAGCGCAGTCATAGAAGCGCGGCAACTGCATCGCCAGGGGCATCCGGTACTCATCGTCGAAGTTCGTGACACAGGCGAAACCACAACCCGCAACTGGCGGTTCTTCGGAGCCGATTATTACATCGCTTACATGCTGGGACGTTCCTGGTTGAGTCTGCGGACAGAAGATATGCTGGTCTGTGCCCGGTGGTTGAAAACCCAACAACAGGCGGAGTCGCTGCGTCTCGTTACCGGGGGAGAACTTACCCCGGCGGGACTTCATGCTGCCGCTCTTGAGCCAGCGCTGATTTCTGAATTAACTGCCAGGGGCGGAATTCCGTCCTGGAGATCGTTAATGAAGACACCGGATGCACACCAGCACATCCACAACGCGGTTCATGCTGGATTGCGTTATTATGATTTACCCGATCTGAAAGCATTGATATCTACTACCCCCTGA
- a CDS encoding sulfatase-like hydrolase/transferase gives MRLSGITCLILVQLFVSAVSAETPRPDMVIFLSDDHTWRDSSVYGSPDIKTPNMDRLAARGMTFNNAFVASPSCAPSRAALLTGLYPANNGAEPNHSRPRPEIKKLPAYLQELGYEVVSFGKVGHYKQTPEYGFDIARHFRYHEDVAIHKAIEWLQQRDSNRPLCLFVGTNWPHVPWPEEIGDIDPAALQVPPHHVDTPVTREWRAKYMAAIQTMDRELGQVYDVARQKLGEDVFFLHTSDHGAQWPFGKWNLYDEGIRTPLIVSWPGQIKPGVRTDAMASWIDILPTLIDVAGGTPPDSIDGRSLLPVLKGETSKHREVIFTTHSGDGDNNVYPMRAARTLDGWKYIRNLHPEFRFTSHVTNARAKNGYWDSWVQKAITNPQARQKVRRYLERPDEELYQVNTDPYEQQNRVNEPEQAERLRMLRQQVDDWLAETGDQKNVYGRPQRIAAQEKPNVIMVFIDDMGWSDLSCFQGTAVKTENIDRLADEGIRFTNFYVNSPICSPSRVALTTGQYPQRWRINSYLAQRKKNRERGLAQWLDPKAPVLARELKHAGYATGHFGKWHMGGQRDVGEAPLITRYGFDQSLTNFEGLGPRVLPLKDAYDGKPPQKHDLGSANLGHGPIRWEDRSVVTAAFVKDALNFIDQAEATGQPFYLNLWPDDVHSPFFPPEVMRDATDGSKRALYYAVLKAMDQQLGALFDRIRNDAKLKNNTLILIASDNGPETGAGLANPLRGAKTWLYEGGVRSPLIVWGPSLINPKAAGTTNNTSVLSALDLNRSLYSLTGTELPQRVQLDGEDLADTLLGKAKQSRQAPLFWRRPPDRPGTREEPNPDLAARAGKWKFYMNYDQTGIQLYDLEQDVSETRNQAAQHPDLVKRLQQAVIEWNSGLPADAGDPNWRPKKKPAKTGKAKAAN, from the coding sequence ATGCGCTTATCTGGAATTACCTGTCTTATCCTGGTACAGCTGTTTGTATCAGCTGTCTCAGCAGAAACGCCTCGACCGGATATGGTCATCTTTCTCTCAGACGATCATACCTGGCGTGATTCCTCGGTCTATGGCTCTCCCGATATCAAAACTCCCAATATGGATCGCCTGGCGGCCCGGGGGATGACGTTCAACAACGCGTTTGTGGCTTCTCCCAGTTGTGCCCCCAGTCGCGCCGCGTTGCTCACAGGATTGTATCCTGCCAATAACGGAGCGGAACCGAATCACTCCCGGCCGCGGCCTGAAATCAAGAAGTTGCCCGCGTACCTGCAGGAACTGGGATACGAGGTCGTCTCATTCGGCAAGGTCGGCCATTATAAACAGACGCCTGAATACGGGTTCGATATCGCCCGTCATTTTCGCTATCACGAAGACGTCGCCATTCACAAGGCCATTGAATGGCTCCAGCAGCGCGACAGTAATCGGCCACTCTGCCTGTTTGTCGGTACGAACTGGCCTCACGTTCCCTGGCCGGAAGAGATTGGCGACATCGATCCCGCAGCATTGCAGGTACCTCCCCATCATGTGGATACGCCGGTCACGCGAGAGTGGCGGGCGAAATACATGGCCGCCATTCAGACTATGGATCGCGAACTGGGGCAAGTCTATGACGTGGCTCGACAGAAGCTGGGAGAGGATGTCTTCTTTCTGCATACCAGCGATCATGGCGCACAGTGGCCGTTTGGAAAATGGAATCTGTATGACGAAGGGATTCGTACCCCGCTGATTGTGAGCTGGCCGGGACAGATCAAACCTGGAGTTCGTACAGACGCGATGGCATCGTGGATTGATATTCTACCGACACTGATCGATGTCGCCGGAGGCACGCCTCCTGACTCCATTGACGGCCGCAGCTTGCTCCCCGTCCTGAAAGGGGAAACAAGCAAACATCGCGAGGTTATCTTCACCACGCATTCGGGGGACGGCGATAACAACGTCTACCCGATGCGGGCTGCTCGAACGCTGGATGGCTGGAAGTACATCCGTAATCTGCATCCCGAGTTCCGGTTTACCAGTCACGTGACGAATGCACGTGCTAAAAACGGTTACTGGGACAGTTGGGTTCAAAAAGCAATTACCAATCCCCAGGCACGACAGAAAGTACGACGTTATCTCGAACGACCGGATGAAGAATTGTACCAGGTCAATACTGATCCCTATGAGCAGCAGAACCGGGTCAATGAACCTGAACAGGCGGAACGTCTGCGCATGCTGCGACAACAGGTCGATGACTGGCTGGCGGAAACGGGAGACCAGAAAAATGTCTACGGCAGACCACAGCGGATTGCAGCTCAAGAGAAACCGAATGTGATCATGGTCTTCATTGACGACATGGGCTGGTCGGATCTCTCCTGTTTTCAGGGAACTGCTGTCAAAACAGAAAATATTGATCGACTGGCAGACGAGGGAATCCGCTTTACGAATTTCTATGTGAATTCACCCATCTGCTCACCGTCGCGGGTCGCTTTGACCACCGGACAATATCCTCAGCGCTGGCGAATCAATTCTTATCTGGCGCAACGCAAAAAGAACCGGGAACGCGGGCTGGCGCAATGGCTGGATCCCAAGGCACCTGTGCTGGCACGGGAACTGAAGCATGCGGGGTATGCAACAGGGCACTTTGGAAAATGGCACATGGGCGGCCAGCGGGATGTGGGAGAAGCGCCTTTGATCACCCGCTACGGTTTTGATCAGAGCCTGACGAACTTCGAAGGCCTCGGCCCACGTGTTTTGCCTCTGAAGGACGCCTATGATGGAAAGCCTCCCCAGAAACATGATCTCGGTTCCGCCAACCTCGGACACGGTCCCATTCGCTGGGAAGATCGTTCCGTCGTAACGGCCGCTTTTGTAAAAGACGCTCTGAACTTTATCGATCAGGCTGAAGCGACAGGCCAGCCTTTCTATCTGAATCTCTGGCCCGATGATGTGCATTCTCCGTTCTTTCCGCCCGAAGTCATGCGCGATGCGACGGACGGAAGTAAACGGGCCCTCTATTACGCGGTTCTCAAAGCCATGGATCAACAGTTGGGGGCATTGTTTGATCGCATTCGAAATGACGCGAAACTGAAAAACAATACGTTGATTCTGATCGCGTCCGACAATGGTCCGGAGACCGGTGCTGGTCTTGCCAATCCATTGCGGGGAGCTAAGACCTGGCTGTATGAAGGCGGTGTGCGTTCGCCGCTAATCGTCTGGGGGCCGTCGCTCATCAATCCGAAAGCTGCTGGCACAACAAACAATACGTCCGTACTCAGCGCCCTGGATTTAAACCGTTCGCTGTATTCACTGACGGGAACGGAACTCCCACAGAGAGTTCAACTTGATGGTGAGGATCTGGCTGACACATTGCTGGGAAAAGCAAAACAGAGCAGGCAGGCACCGCTGTTCTGGAGGCGCCCTCCCGATCGGCCGGGAACCAGGGAAGAACCGAATCCGGATCTGGCCGCTCGTGCGGGAAAATGGAAGTTTTACATGAACTACGATCAGACAGGCATTCAGCTCTACGATCTCGAACAGGATGTCTCTGAAACCCGAAACCAGGCGGCACAACATCCGGATTTGGTTAAACGCTTGCAGCAGGCGGTCATCGAATGGAATTCTGGTCTTCCTGCAGACGCCGGAGATCCCAACTGGCGGCCGAAAAAGAAACCTGCCAAGACAGGAAAGGCAAAGGCTGCTAACTGA
- a CDS encoding DUF4838 domain-containing protein, whose product MRISLLLAGVLWCFTFVLDTVTAAEQYLVREGRAEAEIVIDPAAQRSTRLAARELQQYLKKISGAKLEIVTETTATVPVKVLIGASKEAEKRGVTTAGLKAGAYRIVAGDNWLAMLGDDTNFVPIEPWPRNHRDLASGKVQAAWNAITGEHWGYPHSQLYKHYTGSTGLFGTPNEQLVDKTGQVNVWGFDERGSFNAVCGYLRGLGVRWYLPGELGEVIPRQNTIPLPVIDETVQPDFSLRTINFRLGVYGRDAAMWAMRLGVRQPYGRQAAHGLDHMTHNTETLEKHPEWFALYGGKRDTQSGKRLNQLCYSNEELFQQTVRYVRAQFDHFDMDVVSVMPPDGYTAICQCEHCAGKDTPERGYRGAFSDYVWEFVNRVAKEVRKTHPDHKISNCAYGTYTQPPEKIDRLEPNVQVIIVGGRRPTSADREELRQLRDAWVKKTANPIIIFENYPFTGRGFYLPAFIPHVLGESINETKGISKGEDIWLTMDFGENAIGYNHFLIYFTARMYWGGKDQNVDALFNEYCDLFYGPAAQEMRTFFLYCEEHWREMEKEAEKASRALELFSVAKAKVQSDSVYGRRMALIDNFLNGLRNKSVQLAQKRGPVPVLRLVGDPRGEIVIDGQLDDPLWENCPTASTGSLRELQTGRLPVYGTSIKSRWVGRDLYFAIRCEEAPGERPRSTSTKNEDQAIWFGDAIEILLSTESHSYYQLAINPAGALIDLDRGADKKDWFRWDSQAEVATQIKDGYWTAEVRIPVVQDENDPLHQVIGHRPTVSLPWHINVCRQRIRDNGSEYSAFAPTGSSGFHQPMKFAYFYRGLSHQFEADPSVTDYLITSKKAETLMRRRKYQSAQDLFLSLAAEKQITDLQKSVALQQAVECARHLKQESQAESLAEKIPLDTVAKTVRMQNLLAQRNYTELIQQFQSEDFQTWPFSQVGEAALARGMARLRMKQGEAAETDLTLALNYTPDPRIQSQILLLLGENREHNLADEAGALKAYRQNYEGAGRVGSADQFRSIEGAARILTKQGKYDDALQALEKAEIDQLKGFWRHEMQLAKGHTLAAAGKKQAAQQIYQSVLQDKTSSSGHRQQAEEQLKQLGAP is encoded by the coding sequence ATGCGGATTTCACTTCTGCTGGCTGGCGTTCTGTGGTGTTTCACTTTCGTGCTGGATACGGTAACTGCTGCGGAACAGTATCTGGTCAGGGAGGGACGGGCAGAAGCAGAAATCGTGATTGATCCTGCGGCCCAGCGCAGCACGCGACTGGCTGCCCGGGAACTTCAGCAGTACCTTAAAAAGATTTCAGGAGCAAAACTGGAAATCGTCACTGAGACGACGGCTACTGTGCCAGTCAAAGTTTTGATCGGGGCGAGTAAAGAAGCAGAAAAGCGGGGAGTCACGACTGCCGGACTGAAAGCAGGAGCCTACCGGATTGTAGCCGGCGACAACTGGCTTGCTATGCTCGGCGACGATACTAATTTCGTACCGATCGAACCTTGGCCCCGTAATCATCGCGATCTGGCCAGTGGTAAAGTACAGGCGGCCTGGAATGCGATTACCGGTGAGCACTGGGGCTACCCCCATTCTCAGCTTTACAAGCATTACACGGGTTCAACGGGTCTGTTTGGAACACCGAACGAGCAACTGGTCGACAAAACAGGCCAGGTCAATGTGTGGGGCTTTGACGAAAGGGGTTCCTTCAACGCGGTCTGCGGATATTTACGGGGACTGGGTGTGCGCTGGTATCTACCGGGGGAACTGGGAGAAGTCATTCCCCGGCAGAATACGATTCCATTACCGGTAATCGATGAAACGGTACAACCCGATTTTTCGCTGCGGACGATTAATTTCCGTCTCGGAGTGTATGGTCGCGATGCTGCCATGTGGGCCATGCGGCTGGGGGTAAGACAACCCTACGGTCGGCAGGCCGCCCATGGTCTTGATCATATGACGCACAATACAGAGACACTCGAAAAGCATCCTGAATGGTTTGCCCTTTATGGTGGAAAACGTGATACCCAATCGGGGAAACGCCTGAATCAGCTGTGCTACTCGAATGAGGAACTGTTTCAGCAGACCGTGCGCTATGTGCGAGCCCAGTTTGATCATTTCGATATGGATGTCGTGTCGGTGATGCCCCCCGATGGTTATACCGCGATCTGTCAATGTGAGCATTGTGCAGGTAAGGATACTCCCGAACGAGGTTACCGCGGCGCGTTTTCCGATTATGTCTGGGAGTTTGTGAATCGAGTGGCTAAAGAGGTTCGTAAAACGCACCCGGACCACAAAATCTCGAACTGTGCCTATGGAACTTATACGCAACCTCCTGAAAAGATCGACCGTCTCGAACCCAACGTGCAGGTGATTATTGTGGGGGGAAGAAGACCGACGTCTGCAGACCGGGAAGAACTCCGCCAGTTGCGTGACGCCTGGGTGAAAAAAACAGCAAACCCGATCATTATCTTCGAAAACTATCCCTTTACCGGACGTGGCTTCTATCTGCCGGCCTTTATTCCTCACGTACTGGGCGAGAGCATCAACGAGACTAAAGGGATCTCGAAGGGAGAAGACATCTGGCTCACGATGGATTTCGGCGAGAATGCGATTGGCTATAACCACTTTCTGATTTACTTCACCGCGCGGATGTACTGGGGGGGGAAAGACCAGAATGTGGATGCCCTGTTCAACGAGTACTGTGACCTGTTTTACGGACCCGCTGCTCAGGAGATGCGCACCTTCTTTCTTTACTGTGAAGAACACTGGCGCGAGATGGAGAAAGAGGCTGAGAAGGCCAGTCGCGCACTGGAACTGTTTTCTGTCGCGAAAGCGAAAGTGCAAAGTGACTCCGTTTATGGTCGGCGAATGGCACTCATCGACAATTTCCTCAACGGACTGCGGAATAAAAGTGTTCAACTGGCACAGAAACGGGGACCGGTTCCAGTTTTAAGGCTGGTGGGTGATCCCCGAGGTGAAATTGTAATCGATGGGCAACTCGATGACCCCCTCTGGGAAAACTGTCCCACCGCCTCGACGGGGAGTCTGCGTGAACTGCAGACCGGACGCTTGCCCGTTTATGGCACATCAATCAAATCACGCTGGGTAGGCCGTGATCTCTATTTTGCGATCCGTTGTGAGGAAGCACCGGGCGAACGGCCTCGCAGCACCTCAACAAAAAATGAAGATCAGGCAATCTGGTTTGGTGATGCGATCGAAATTCTGCTCAGCACAGAGTCGCATAGTTATTATCAACTGGCCATCAATCCAGCCGGGGCGCTGATTGATCTGGATCGAGGGGCCGATAAAAAGGACTGGTTCCGCTGGGATTCACAGGCTGAGGTCGCTACCCAGATTAAAGACGGCTACTGGACTGCTGAAGTGCGGATTCCCGTTGTCCAGGATGAAAACGATCCTCTGCATCAGGTAATCGGACATCGTCCTACAGTGAGCCTTCCCTGGCACATTAATGTCTGTCGTCAACGAATTCGTGACAATGGTTCTGAATACTCGGCATTCGCGCCCACAGGATCTTCCGGTTTTCATCAGCCGATGAAATTCGCCTACTTTTATCGAGGACTGTCTCACCAGTTCGAAGCCGATCCGAGCGTGACAGATTACCTGATTACGAGCAAAAAAGCAGAAACACTGATGCGGCGCCGCAAGTATCAGTCTGCTCAAGATCTGTTCCTGTCCCTGGCTGCAGAAAAACAGATCACGGACCTGCAGAAGTCCGTGGCACTCCAGCAGGCGGTGGAATGTGCCCGTCACCTGAAACAGGAATCACAAGCGGAATCGCTGGCTGAAAAAATTCCACTCGATACCGTGGCGAAGACAGTGCGTATGCAGAACCTGCTGGCACAGCGAAACTATACTGAGTTGATTCAGCAGTTCCAATCAGAGGATTTTCAGACCTGGCCATTCAGTCAAGTCGGAGAAGCCGCTCTGGCGCGGGGAATGGCCCGTTTACGAATGAAGCAGGGAGAGGCTGCTGAGACCGATCTGACACTGGCGTTGAATTATACCCCGGATCCACGCATCCAATCTCAGATCCTCCTGTTGCTGGGAGAAAACAGAGAACACAATCTGGCGGATGAAGCTGGGGCTCTGAAGGCGTATCGTCAGAACTACGAGGGCGCAGGACGAGTAGGTTCAGCAGATCAGTTCCGCTCAATTGAGGGAGCGGCCCGGATTCTCACGAAACAGGGGAAATACGACGACGCATTACAGGCGCTGGAAAAAGCCGAGATCGATCAACTCAAAGGTTTCTGGCGTCATGAAATGCAACTCGCGAAGGGGCACACGCTGGCTGCTGCGGGTAAAAAGCAGGCCGCGCAGCAGATTTACCAGAGTGTGTTGCAGGACAAGACCTCATCTTCAGGACACCGTCAGCAGGCTGAGGAACAACTCAAACAACTGGGGGCACCCTGA